One segment of Tamlana crocina DNA contains the following:
- a CDS encoding F0F1 ATP synthase subunit B, which translates to MDQLLNDFSPGLFFMQAIILLILIVLMRKFAWKPILESLQSREDGIKDALESAEKARLEMQNLQADNKKLLNEAKAERDSLLKEARQMKDKMIEEAKGEAEVQANKMIEQAQAAIESEKKAAMAELKGQVSGLALEIAEKVVRKELSSKDKQLELVESMLTEKSLN; encoded by the coding sequence ATGGACCAGTTATTAAATGATTTTTCGCCAGGATTGTTTTTTATGCAAGCCATCATCTTATTGATCTTAATTGTATTAATGAGAAAATTTGCTTGGAAACCTATTTTAGAGTCTTTGCAAAGTCGCGAAGATGGTATTAAGGATGCTTTGGAATCTGCTGAAAAAGCCAGATTGGAAATGCAAAATCTTCAAGCAGATAACAAAAAGTTGCTAAATGAGGCTAAGGCTGAAAGAGATAGCTTGCTTAAGGAAGCGCGCCAAATGAAAGATAAAATGATTGAGGAGGCGAAAGGAGAAGCAGAAGTTCAAGCCAATAAAATGATTGAGCAAGCGCAAGCAGCTATCGAAAGCGAAAAGAAAGCAGCTATGGCAGAGCTTAAAGGACAAGTGTCTGGTTTGGCTTTAGAAATCGCTGAAAAAGTGGTTCGCAAAGAACTTTCTAGCAAAGACAAGCAATTGGAGTTGGTAGAAAGCATGTTGACTGAGAAATCTTTAAACTAA
- a CDS encoding tetratricopeptide repeat protein, with translation MKTYKTILVVFFSIFLAVGCSRKKDRFISRNYHAVTAEFNALFNGYSALEEGRQTLNDAYFDNYWEVLPIERMQIFEDVVLPGQSKNENFTRAEEKAVKAIQKHSINIEGKEKNPQMDEAYLLLGKARYFDQRFVPALEAFNYILYKYPASDKINQAKVWREKANIRLDNNELAIKNLKRLLRQEELEGQDLADATSILAQAYLNVKVVDTAITLLETASVATKSNDERGRYRFIQGQLYNQLGYKDSANLAFDKVIELNRKTPRIYMISAYLEKVKNFDFENGNKLELTELLAELEENRENRPFLDRIYYQIAEYHLQNGSDSLAVAYYNKSLRTNSEDNILVAKNYETLGDMNFDASIYAKAGKYYDSTMGSLVENSKPYRVIKRKRENLDDVIHYEAVAKVDDSILRLVNMPEAERLAYFEAVVEDLKAKAEEEKKAQEAAQRNSGLVTMNNQVGQRIGPPGNKQQATAFYFYNPTTVSYGKNEFVKIWGDRKLEDNWRWSSKAITSGGNAGASTTDMVASADEDERFDPQFYISKIPSEEKVIDSISRERNYAYYQLGLIYKEKFSEYELAKSKFQDLLKSNPEERLVLPSKYNLYRIYEALGENDEAAIAKQKIISEHPESRYALILTNPELVSENDENSPRSLYESLYEQHLNQEYAEVVSKSEEYINRFDGEPIVPKFELLKATAMGRLQGYEAYQAAINHVATTYANTPEGKEAQDIETNILPKLANKEFVVYDSISGNYKVVFKFKSTDFETVTSFKKTLDEVLENIRYYNLKSSMDVYNADTKLVLVHGLKTEQVAKTFDQLLTKEDRKKIKIPYFVVSSANYQIIQIHKNLDTYLNIDNN, from the coding sequence CAATCTAAAAACGAGAATTTTACCCGTGCTGAGGAAAAAGCGGTTAAAGCGATTCAAAAGCACAGCATCAATATTGAGGGCAAAGAGAAGAATCCGCAAATGGATGAGGCTTATTTGCTGTTGGGAAAAGCACGCTATTTCGATCAGCGGTTCGTGCCTGCTCTTGAAGCCTTCAACTATATTCTTTATAAATATCCGGCGAGCGATAAAATTAACCAAGCTAAGGTTTGGCGGGAAAAGGCCAATATCAGATTGGACAATAACGAGCTGGCCATTAAAAACCTAAAACGCTTACTTAGGCAGGAAGAATTGGAAGGTCAGGATTTGGCCGATGCCACTTCCATTTTGGCACAAGCTTACCTAAACGTTAAGGTGGTCGATACGGCCATTACATTGTTGGAAACCGCGTCGGTAGCTACAAAAAGTAACGATGAGCGTGGCCGTTATCGTTTTATCCAAGGGCAACTTTACAACCAGTTGGGTTACAAGGATAGCGCCAACTTGGCGTTCGATAAAGTCATCGAGTTGAACCGTAAAACGCCAAGAATCTACATGATTAGCGCGTATCTGGAAAAAGTAAAGAATTTCGATTTTGAAAATGGCAATAAATTGGAACTTACCGAGCTCCTTGCCGAACTTGAGGAAAATCGTGAAAACCGTCCGTTTTTAGATCGTATTTATTATCAAATTGCCGAGTACCATTTACAAAATGGTTCCGATTCTTTGGCGGTGGCCTATTACAACAAATCGCTCCGTACCAATTCTGAAGACAACATTTTAGTGGCCAAAAATTACGAAACGCTGGGCGATATGAATTTCGATGCGTCTATTTATGCCAAGGCTGGAAAATACTATGATAGTACGATGGGGAGTTTGGTTGAAAACTCAAAACCTTACCGAGTTATAAAGCGGAAGCGCGAGAATTTGGATGATGTGATTCATTACGAGGCTGTGGCTAAGGTTGATGACAGTATTTTGAGGTTGGTAAATATGCCCGAAGCCGAACGCTTAGCCTATTTTGAAGCTGTGGTGGAAGATTTAAAAGCTAAAGCCGAAGAAGAAAAAAAGGCACAGGAAGCGGCACAGCGAAACAGTGGATTGGTGACTATGAACAACCAAGTGGGGCAGCGTATTGGCCCTCCGGGAAATAAGCAACAGGCAACGGCGTTCTATTTTTATAACCCTACCACGGTATCATATGGTAAAAACGAGTTTGTTAAAATTTGGGGCGACAGAAAATTGGAAGACAATTGGAGGTGGTCTAGCAAAGCGATTACCAGCGGAGGAAATGCAGGTGCTTCAACAACCGATATGGTGGCTTCTGCTGATGAAGATGAACGTTTCGACCCGCAGTTTTATATTTCGAAAATTCCTTCCGAAGAAAAAGTTATCGATAGCATCTCAAGAGAGCGCAACTATGCGTATTATCAATTGGGATTGATTTACAAGGAAAAGTTCAGTGAATACGAATTGGCAAAAAGTAAGTTTCAGGATTTACTGAAGAGCAACCCCGAAGAGCGTTTGGTGCTGCCTTCAAAATATAATTTGTACAGAATTTATGAGGCTTTGGGTGAAAATGACGAAGCGGCGATTGCCAAACAAAAAATTATTTCGGAGCATCCCGAATCGCGCTATGCGTTGATTTTAACCAATCCGGAATTGGTTTCGGAAAATGATGAAAACAGTCCGCGCAGTTTATACGAGTCGTTGTACGAACAACATCTTAATCAGGAATATGCCGAGGTGGTTTCAAAAAGTGAAGAATACATCAACAGGTTTGATGGCGAGCCTATCGTACCAAAATTTGAGTTGCTTAAAGCTACGGCCATGGGGCGTTTGCAGGGTTACGAGGCTTATCAAGCGGCTATTAACCATGTGGCGACTACCTACGCCAACACCCCCGAAGGTAAAGAGGCACAAGATATAGAAACTAATATTTTACCTAAATTAGCAAATAAGGAGTTTGTGGTTTACGATAGTATATCGGGCAACTACAAAGTGGTTTTCAAATTCAAAAGTACTGATTTCGAAACGGTAACATCGTTTAAGAAAACTTTGGATGAGGTTCTGGAAAACATTAGGTACTACAATCTGAAATCGTCCATGGATGTTTATAATGCAGACACCAAATTAGTGTTGGTGCATGGTCTGAAAACCGAGCAAGTAGCCAAAACATTTGATCAGCTGTTGACCAAAGAAGACCGAAAAAAAATAAAAATCCCCTATTTTGTGGTGTCGTCCGCAAATTATCAAATCATTCAAATCCATAAAAATTTGGATACGTATTTGAATATCGATAACAATTAA
- the atpH gene encoding ATP synthase F1 subunit delta has translation MSRAAVRYAKALLRLSIDQKTAETVNGDMELIASTIAESNDLSAMLQSPVIPASAKKAVLLEVFKSADKSTQNLIDTLIANNRLDILGQVASKYNQLFDESKGVQLATVTTAVALTGDLEKKVLAKAKELSGKNVEIENIVDESILGGFILRIGDIQYNASVANQLNKLKREFTLN, from the coding sequence ATGTCAAGAGCAGCAGTACGTTACGCAAAAGCATTGTTAAGACTGTCGATAGACCAAAAAACAGCCGAAACTGTTAATGGCGATATGGAGCTTATTGCAAGCACCATTGCAGAAAGCAACGATTTAAGCGCTATGCTTCAAAGTCCGGTAATACCTGCTTCAGCAAAAAAAGCAGTGTTGTTGGAGGTGTTTAAATCGGCAGATAAAAGCACCCAAAACTTAATTGATACTTTAATTGCGAATAACAGATTGGATATTTTAGGCCAAGTGGCTTCAAAGTACAATCAGTTATTCGATGAATCTAAAGGTGTTCAGTTGGCTACGGTTACAACTGCAGTGGCTTTAACAGGCGATTTAGAGAAGAAAGTATTGGCCAAAGCAAAAGAGCTTTCAGGCAAAAACGTTGAAATAGAAAACATTGTAGATGAAAGCATTTTAGGTGGTTTCATTTTACGAATAGGCGATATTCAATATAACGCCAGTGTTGCTAATCAACTAAACAAATTAAAAAGAGAATTTACATTAAATTAA
- a CDS encoding DUF6168 family protein, protein MIKRILVFALCAVLLFAVAFSVHNYFVAIQSFSLLQVYLFHAVASLVIYVSVELISDVRPNQAGYVYLTFTLVKLGLFVLIFKNEVFENEVLTKSERIALVVPLFLFLTAEAVGVSKLLNNK, encoded by the coding sequence ATGATAAAAAGAATACTCGTTTTTGCACTATGTGCAGTGTTATTATTTGCTGTTGCTTTTTCCGTTCATAACTATTTTGTTGCCATTCAATCCTTTAGTTTGTTGCAGGTGTACTTGTTTCATGCGGTAGCTTCATTGGTAATATATGTTAGCGTTGAACTGATAAGCGATGTTAGGCCTAACCAAGCAGGTTATGTCTATTTAACCTTTACATTGGTTAAATTGGGTTTGTTTGTTTTGATTTTTAAAAATGAAGTGTTCGAAAATGAGGTTTTAACAAAGAGCGAACGCATAGCATTAGTAGTGCCTTTATTCCTGTTTTTAACAGCAGAAGCAGTAGGGGTTTCAAAGTTACTTAATAACAAATAG
- the atpB gene encoding F0F1 ATP synthase subunit A — MMVAKKSVKFIAVLVLFLTSVSSFAKDPVQDDNHHGAGEQIDSPEEIKEYIAHHLKDSHDFHLYTNNKTGSHVSFPLPVIVWTSEGLRVFMSSEFHHDDNGSVIVEKDGVKLTKIHSKIYELESGATQVNFDDEHHATNASRVLDFSITKSVFGMLLAGLLMLLGFGALAKGYKKGAIPTGFGRVLEPLVIYVRDEIARPNIGEKKYRKFMGFLLTVFFFIWILNLLGLTPLGFNVTGQIAVTVCLAVFTMIIYLFSGSKDFWQHTLWMPGVPVVLRPILAVIELVGFVLIKPFSLLVRLFANMTAGHFVVMSLIALMITMKEAFGPVASTGMSLVLALFISVIEILVAFLQAFIFTMLSSLFIGMAVEEHDHH; from the coding sequence ATGATGGTAGCGAAAAAATCTGTCAAGTTTATTGCAGTTTTAGTTTTATTTTTGACATCAGTATCGAGCTTTGCAAAAGATCCGGTGCAAGACGATAACCACCACGGTGCGGGAGAACAAATAGATTCTCCAGAAGAAATTAAAGAATACATAGCGCATCACTTAAAAGATTCTCACGATTTTCATTTATATACCAACAACAAAACGGGTTCTCATGTAAGCTTTCCGCTTCCTGTTATTGTTTGGACTAGCGAAGGTTTAAGGGTTTTTATGTCTTCAGAATTTCACCACGACGATAACGGTTCTGTTATTGTTGAAAAAGATGGTGTAAAATTAACCAAGATTCACAGTAAAATATACGAATTAGAGTCAGGAGCTACTCAAGTAAATTTTGACGATGAGCACCATGCTACCAATGCCAGCCGAGTGTTGGATTTTTCTATCACTAAAAGTGTGTTCGGTATGCTGTTGGCTGGATTGTTAATGTTGTTAGGTTTTGGAGCCTTGGCAAAAGGATACAAAAAAGGAGCGATACCAACTGGTTTCGGTCGTGTTTTAGAGCCGTTAGTAATTTATGTTCGTGACGAAATTGCAAGACCAAATATTGGTGAGAAGAAGTACAGAAAATTTATGGGCTTCCTGTTGACTGTGTTTTTCTTCATTTGGATATTGAATTTGTTGGGTTTAACGCCACTAGGGTTCAATGTAACGGGTCAAATTGCTGTAACAGTTTGTTTGGCAGTATTCACTATGATTATCTATTTATTTAGTGGAAGTAAAGATTTTTGGCAACACACATTATGGATGCCGGGCGTACCAGTTGTATTAAGACCTATTTTGGCAGTAATAGAATTGGTAGGTTTTGTGTTGATTAAGCCATTCTCGCTGTTGGTGCGTTTGTTCGCTAACATGACGGCGGGCCACTTTGTGGTAATGAGCTTAATTGCATTAATGATAACAATGAAAGAGGCCTTCGGCCCAGTAGCATCAACAGGAATGTCGTTGGTGTTAGCATTGTTTATTTCGGTTATCGAGATTTTGGTAGCCTTTTTACAAGCGTTTATTTTTACGATGTTATCATCGTTATTTATAGGTATGGCTGTTGAAGAACACGATCACCATTAA
- the atpE gene encoding ATP synthase F0 subunit C, whose translation MYNLIGAGLIVIGGGIGLGQIGGKAMEGIARQPEAAGKIQTAMIIIGALLEGLAFGALILGK comes from the coding sequence ATGTACAATTTAATTGGAGCAGGATTAATCGTAATCGGTGGTGGTATCGGTTTAGGTCAAATTGGTGGTAAAGCTATGGAAGGTATTGCACGCCAACCTGAAGCAGCTGGTAAAATCCAAACTGCCATGATTATCATCGGTGCCTTATTGGAAGGTTTGGCTTTCGGTGCGTTAATCTTAGGGAAATAA
- a CDS encoding AtpZ/AtpI family protein: MGLTIYLGSKLGEWLDVKFNNSNQLYYKIVTLLSVFLAMFAVIKQVIDVTNKK, translated from the coding sequence ATGGGGTTGACCATTTATTTGGGAAGTAAGTTGGGTGAGTGGTTAGATGTAAAATTCAACAACTCAAATCAACTATATTATAAGATAGTCACACTTTTATCGGTGTTTTTGGCTATGTTCGCTGTTATTAAACAGGTAATTGATGTCACTAATAAAAAATAA
- a CDS encoding polymer-forming cytoskeletal protein has product MFSENKKGKQMAENTSGQNIIAQGTKVVGDLSSEGDLRIDGIIEGNVNTSGKVAVGKTGFINGTLNGTDAHFEGKFSGKLTLSGTLNLKSSAHIEGEVVAGKLSVEPGATFNVTCVMKGDAKNTKYAEQSAKQPKQEAPTANQ; this is encoded by the coding sequence ATGTTCTCTGAAAACAAAAAAGGTAAACAAATGGCAGAAAATACTTCCGGACAAAATATAATAGCCCAAGGGACTAAAGTTGTTGGAGACCTTAGCAGCGAGGGCGATTTAAGAATTGATGGCATTATTGAAGGAAACGTTAATACTTCTGGCAAGGTAGCGGTAGGTAAAACGGGTTTCATAAATGGTACTTTAAATGGTACCGATGCCCATTTTGAAGGTAAGTTTTCTGGAAAGCTCACCTTATCCGGTACATTAAATTTAAAATCGTCTGCCCATATTGAAGGTGAAGTAGTTGCTGGAAAACTATCGGTCGAGCCAGGAGCAACTTTTAATGTTACTTGTGTCATGAAGGGCGATGCCAAAAACACTAAGTATGCCGAACAGTCTGCAAAACAACCAAAACAAGAAGCCCCAACAGCCAATCAATAA